TTCGGCAAGGTCACCGGCGTGGTGTTATCGCTGATCGTCCTGCAGGTATTATCCACCGGCTTTAACCTGATGAATATCAGTCAGCATTTTAGTCTCGCCATGTGGGGGGCGGTGCTGATTGTGGTGCTGGCAATCAAATATTTTAATTCTCATTATGCAGCACATCGTGCAATGCGTCGCAGTGCGCAATCTGCCCAACAGACTGCTCTGACTAATAAAAAGGAAATCTGATGCGTACTAAAATCTCCCCTTCTCTGATGTGTATGAACCTGATGGAAATTAAGCAGCAGCTGCATGTGCTGAATACGCGCGCTGATTTCCTCCATGTTGATATTATGGATGGGCACTTTGTTAAAAACATTACGCTGTCGCCCTTTTTTATTGAGCAGATCCGTCCACACACGCCATTGCAGATCGATGTCCATCTGATGGTGGAACAGCCGACTGATTTTATTGACGCCGTGGCTAAAGCGGGCGCCGATTATATCTGCCCGCATGCGGAAACCATTAATAAAGATGCCTTCCGGGTGATTAACCAGATCCGCGCATTAAATAAAAAGGTTGGCGTGGTATTAAACCCGGCAACCCCGGTCTCCTTTATCCATCACTATATTCATCTGCTGGATAAAATCACCATTATGACTGTCGATCCAGGTTACGCCGGTCAGCCGTTTATCCCGGAAATGGTGGAGAAGGTGGTCGAGCTGAAAGCGCTGAAAGCGCAGCACGGTCACAAATACCTGATTGAAA
This is a stretch of genomic DNA from Winslowiella toletana. It encodes these proteins:
- the alsE gene encoding D-allulose 6-phosphate 3-epimerase translates to MRTKISPSLMCMNLMEIKQQLHVLNTRADFLHVDIMDGHFVKNITLSPFFIEQIRPHTPLQIDVHLMVEQPTDFIDAVAKAGADYICPHAETINKDAFRVINQIRALNKKVGVVLNPATPVSFIHHYIHLLDKITIMTVDPGYAGQPFIPEMVEKVVELKALKAQHGHKYLIEIDGSCNTKTYSTLLGAGAEVLIVGTSGLFNLDDNLETAWDTMSHNIQQAQNAPGATA